TCAACCACTATGCAACCTCATCACCATCCCATCCTCATTATGGCATCGCCGTCTTGGTCACCTTTCTTCTAGCCGTTTGCAAATTTTAGCCTCTAATTTCCTTAATTGTTCATTTGATTCTAGTCATGTTTGTACTGTTTGTCctttggcaaaacaaactcgtcaaccttttggtttaagttcaatttctacaacttttccttttgatttaattcattgtgatatttggggtccgaatcgtcaatcttcccttactggtgctcattattttttgactattgtggatgatttttcccgctttacgtgggtctttCTCATGACGCACAAATCTGATACTCAACAACTAATCAAATCCTTTTTTGCCTATGTTAATACCCAATTTCACACTCAAGTTCGAAGCATTCGTACCGATAATGGGGGAGAATTTGTTTCTCTTCGCAATTTTTTTTCTGATCATGGGGTTCTTtttcaaacttcttgtgtttacaCTCCgcaacaaaatggcgttgttgaacGCAAACATAGGCACCTccttgaaaccgctcgcgcccttcgttttcaatcaCACCTTCCCCTCAAATTTTGGGgtgaatgtgttcttaccgctgCTTATAccatcaatcgtctccctactCGACTTTTACATAATAAATCTCCTTTTGAGGTCCTCCATACTACAACCCCATCCTATGACCATTTTCGTGTCTTCGGTTGCCTTGCTTATGCCACCTCTATCCATCCTACCACAAAATTTTCTCCTCGGGCCCAACGATGTGCTTTCATAGGTTACCCTCTTGGCCAAAAAGCATACAAATTATATGACTTAGAAACTCACCGCACCTTCACCAGTCGAGATGTTATTTTCCATGAAGATTCCTTCCCTTTTGCTGCCACGTCCCCACCTACCCAAACCCCCACACCTTCTCTTCCCATTCCCCCTTTCCCGGACCTTCCCTATCCCCCTTCTCTTGGCCCCACGTCCCCTTCACCTCCTCCTCCCGTACCCATTCCACTGCTTCCTGTCACCGACCCCATCTCTCCTCTTCCTTCCTCCACTTCTATGCCACCCCCTTCTCCCATTTTAGTCCCGGCCCCACCTGTCCCTCCCTCCACCGACATTGACCCCTCATCACCCTCGGCCCCTCTTAATCCCTCCTCACCCACGGCACCTCCACCTCCTTTACCAACCACTCGCACCTCATCTCGCACTCACCATCCCCCgtcctatttaaaagactatGTTTGCTCGCAAGTGATTTTGCCTCCACACCCATCGTCTTCGCAACCCAGTTCTGTTaaaggtacgcgatatccactttgtaattttatttcttacCACCGGTTATCTCCCCATCATCTTTCATATATTTACGCTGTCAGTCGGAGTTTGGAGCCATCTTCTTTTGCAGAGGCTGCTCGTGATCCTAATTGGCATCGTGCCATGAATGAGGAGCTTGAGGCTTTACATGCCAACGGTACTTGGACCTTGACTCCCTTACCTCCTGGCAAAGTTCCTATTGATTGTAAATGGGTGTACAAACTAAAGCATAATTCTGATGGTTCTATTGAGCGTTACAAAGCTCGCTTGGTGGCTAAGGGTTTCACTCAAGCCgcaggtattgattatcatgacactttttctcctactgccaAGATGATTACagtgcgttgtcttcttgccCTTGCTGCTAGCCAGTCTTGGTCTCTccatcagcttgatgttaataatgctttcttgcatggtgatttggatgaggaaatttacatgtctcctcctcctggtcttcggcgacagggggagaatcttgtaTGTCGCCTCCACAAGTCTCTTTATGGTCTCAAGCAGGCTTCTCGTCAATGGTTTGCCAAGTTCACTAGTGCCATTCTTTCTGCCGGATTTCaccaatccaaagctgactacTCACTGTTCACCAGAAAATCCGGTACTTCTTTCACAGCCTTGCTcatttatgtagatgatattgtgattacaggcaatgatgtTGGTGCCATCgattctctgaagtcttttcttcGAGATCACTTTCGAATAAAAGatcttggtgatttaaaatattttttgggtattgaggtttctcgatCTCAACGTGGGATTTATATTTCACAACGAAAGTATGCACTGGAGATCCTCAAGGATTATGGTTTTCTGGGAGCACGACCGATTGCTTTCCCTATGGATGATACAAAACTATCTGAtcaaggagaacttctcaaggatcctgaaaagtatcggCGGTTAATAGGACGATTAATCTACCTCACcatcactcggccggatatcacaTATTCTGTGCATGTTTTGAGCCGTTTTATGCATGAGCCACGTGTAcctcatatggatgctgcgcttcgtGTTGTTCGTTATTTAAAGTCTACACCAGGACAAGGTTTATTATTCCGTTCAGACAACCACACCAAGTTGGTCGCATTTTGTGATTCTGACTGGGCAGGTTGTCCTATCACTCGTCATTCAACTTCTGGGTATTGTGTTTTCTTAGGCAATTCTTTGATTTCGTGGCGGACGAAGCGACAGAAAACTGTTTCACTTTCTTCAGCTGAGGCCGAATATAGGGCTATGGCCGGTGCTTGTTGTGAGTTAGTTTGGCTTCGGTATTTATTAAAGGacttgaacattcctttggatggtccttctGCTTTATTTTGCGATAATaaagcagcgttacatatagctgctaatcctgtttttcatgagcggactcgtcacattgagatggattgtcactttatacgagataagattgcGGATGGCACAGTCACAACCAAGTATGTTGGTACGGCACACCAGTTGGCAGACTTATTCACCAAGCCTCTCGGGAAGGATAAGTTTTCGACTATGTtgcgcaagttgggagttcttgatatccactctccaacttgagggggagtgttagaaaTAGCTTCCTAGTTGGAGTCTAGATATGATTGTAATCCTAATTATAAGTGTATTCCTATATTGTAGGGATAGTACCTTGTTGTGCAAGGCatgtaattgtatatattttctttcttcacgTATTAATGAAATATACTTTCAGCCACACATTCTTTTTCTACAGAAGGCAAGTTCAAGGTTAAATCTTATTAGCTCTCTTCGTACACGGTTTAACCGGAAAGTTGTTAGTTTATAAGTGTATATGCTGAAATGTTATAAGAACTTAGAGTAGAACTCAGTTTAAATGTCAGCCCTTAGATCATAGTCTAAGTATGCAGCTAAGATAAAATCTTAGAGTAAGTGATAGTTTATGTCATGTCTCGTTACCTTATAGGATAGATGAATGAAGGGCTAGATTTGAATGATGTAACAAAGGAATATTCTATTGGCTTTCACCTCAATTAGGATTAGAAAAAGGGATTTGCTAGACACTAGCGAGTTGAGTTCACACCTCGCTAACCAcgtctgtttttttttaaacgatAGCACTAATGCTTCTTGTGGGTCCCCTCATTAACTgattttaaaaaagaaagggaCATTTGGATCTGGGtctgaaaaatcaaaattctGTTAGGTCTAATATTACCTTttctccatttttatttttagttttatttttaaaaaatattatagatagattaaaatcttctaatttcATGCATCTTCTAATTCTAAGAAATATACTTAATTtattctaacaaaaaaaaaaaaaaaatacactaagACAAACTCATATGCAAAACATATGATcgaactcaagtaacaaatacaTGAATGTACATTATACCTATAGATATGAAACCTAAATAaaaggtacaaattaaaacataatatatctacAAGTAAAACACATTAATCTGTGATACAGGTTAATCataaaaaagaatctgtcatataAGTAGATAAATACAATTAACTTGTTGtggattataaaaattaaaaataaatttatgaaTGAGGTTTAAAgcaggaagaacaagaacaagaaataacaaaaggaaaaaaaaataagaacaaataattaaagagataatgagaaaaaaaaaatttataacaaaTTTTGTCATTAAATAGAGAATtcttgataataaaataatcataaaaTGAAGGGATTGaactaattttaataaaatgaacTATTTCTaatattaacttaaaaaaaattaaacttatatcaagtttttgGTAATATCCACTTGATTTGGGGACTTTATTTTCTCAGAAAGaaacatattttatttaattacttgCAAAAAAAGATTTATAAGATTCATGTAAAGTTGAAACTTAATGAATGGCATCATGGAAATCGTTCAAACAATATCATGAAGGAGCACTCAAGCTGTCTTTAGAATTTCTTCCAAATCATACTTACAAAAGCAAAATATGAAACAgacaaaacaagaacaaaacaaCCAGTGGTCACCTTTTTGTTTTCGTAACCTTCGGCCGCTACAGTAACGTTTCGGGATGTCTACTCTGTCACTTATCACTTAATCTCCGTGCAGTTATAATAAAGAGATGGTGGCATAACCGTGCAGCTACAAATGGAGGGTGTGTGTGGACTGTGGACTATTAAGTGGAAAGGGAAGCAAAAGATAcgcagagaaagagagagagatgggtttTAAATCCGAGGGTAGAGTAAGGAGAGGAAGCAAAAGCAAGAGTGATAATCAATGGTAGTGGAGAGAAAAATGTCATTGCTAGGGTCAAATACACTCACCCATTTTCTCTTAATTCTACTGGAGGAAAGTAATAATGTCTATGTATTATGGTGTGGGTCTCATCCCCACTGATCACCTTCTCCCtctaacatttaacaatttaactcaCTAACGCTATCttatgtctcaaatattttttttaatactaacaatatatttacacacTAAAAGGAAGAGAATATATTGATTATGAACTCATCACACTCaaaattcgaacctaaaactgCTTGTAAGAGAAATATTACTAAACAATATCACTAATAAGTGGCAAACATTTTTTCCTTACCGCCATGTCTTATATTTAAGAAATCAGACCAACATAGTCCACAACTTATGAAGTCTAGAGTGATTATTAGTGGAGGTAAAATTGACATTGTTTGGTACTACTACACTAATTGCACTCACTTTTTCTCCGCTACTACTTCTAGTCCTTTTAAAATACAAAATCGTTCTTTTCAGTTTACCTTAAgagttatatatgtgtgtattatatatatatgtttgtaccatacttgatcaATCCCGAAACAACTAAACACCGGTCAACAGTATACCATCAAGGaaccacaagacttttcctccaaccaggaggccaatcacaacgcgaCATGTGTCGGTATCAGAGACCAATCACAACACAACACGTGTCAATGttagaacaaagctagaaactctctcctataaaaggggatcattctcccacaataatccctaatgtcatttgtactaaactattcactagaactcactaaaagagagcttgaacctatgtatttgtgtaaacctttcacaactaatgagaactcttctactccgtggacgtagccaatctaggtgaaccacgtacatcctgtgttgtttgcttccctatctctattcatttacatacttatccatactaatgaccagagcaatctagtgaaggtcacaaacttaaCACTTTATGCTGTACCAAaatcctcgccgattttgtacatcaacaatatatatatatatatatatatgtagaaaAATGGCACATAGTTAAAGTCTTAAAGTCCACTAACTATCCATTAAATTCAtgttggagtttttttttttttttttttctctggcCAAACTATTGTAATACTTTAGGTAGGGGCAAGTGGAAAACTCGTGGCATTTGAGATAAGGTAACACCTTAGAATTATGAGATTGGTTTATTGATTGACTTGTTGACTAGAAGTCTTCCCTGCACAATGTGGAAGTAAGCAGATGACAACGGGTCACATTCACAGCCCACTAGATTTtgggatttgaaaaataagaaaaggaaTAAGAAAAGGAATAAGAGTGCTGCCTGCCAAAGAGAAGCACTTAAATTTGGAATAGAAAATGTCACTATGTATATTATCtaaaataataagattttttttttaaaagtcaCACAAATTTATACAccttttttaaatttgtcatatgaactaaaattttaaatgatttgtcATGTTAAGTTttgaaaatcattaatttgtcatctcatccTAACTTTGTAAGGTTTTCCATCCAATGTTACTTTGGATATTTCAAAGTTATTTCAGATATTTCAACTACCCACGTGATCCCCTTCAAGATTATTTTGGACATTTTAAGGttatttttgacattttaaCACTTTGTTTTAATGGACATTATTTATCTACACTAGGACgtacaataaataataattttgtgtattttaattttaggtAAATTTTTTCTTGTGGATTGTGGATTTGCAAATCGTCACCAATTTTTAGATCTGTTTCGAGGTGTTCAATACGTCTCCACGATTTTACTGATAATGATCGTGACCCCATAAATGCCAATGAGTTGTTCAACCTTCGACATGCTTCCTTGAGAAACGTAGTGAAGATGATATTTGGTGTATTTAAATCTCGATTCACAATTTTTAAGTCTGAGCCTCCTTTTCCAATTAAAACACATGTAGAGTTAGTGTTAGCTTGTGTAGGGTTGCACAACCTTCTTCACAAGGAGTGTCGTTTTGATGAATTTCCAATTGaacaagaagatgatgaaactaaagatgaagaaaatgatGATGAACTGGGTAATCAAAACTCAAGATCAACAACGTCAGATTTCTAATGCATGGCGAGCTAgtattgtggatgcaaatttcttcctccttgatcttggacaaaattgtacttacaaaacaaataacaccttaggttaaAGCCAAGAgactcacgcgcccacgatgaatttgggAGAGGGGGGCTTTGGACCAAGAACCTCTGATACCAAAGTGAAGGCCACGGAAGCAGGCTGGGCTACTCAGCGAGAGCAGGCTGGGCTGAGAGTAAGATGCTCGACAAGAGCAGGCTGGGCCGCGAAAGCAGGTTGGGCCACGGGAATGGGCTGCTCGGCTCGACAACGCATTGGGGTCGTGTTGGATTTGGGCAGCATAGGCTGATTTGCCTTAAGCTTGGAGTGACACGGTTTGGATCGTGGCCTTGGCGCCGTGGGCTTTAGATGGCACGACAAGCTTGGATGACACGGCTTAGGCCGTGGTGGTGGCGCCATGGACCTCGCCGTGGGTGGCTACCGTGGTGGCCACCAAGATGGTATTGCCATGGTGGTGCCGCACCACTTATTGTCACGTTTAGCCTTGTGGATCACCGTGGTCCCATCTCCtgaatattggaattttcttttgttgaagtttccaaatttctaaccattttacttttcttttacgttttaccaaagaatttttgcaaataaaaaattctaaaaataagaatgtacgaaaaatctacaaatggacaagaaaatagaaaaccttggatgtgagagtcttcttcgagtgtgggactcaactctcaatgaaagcaccaatttgtggatgtaaatttcttcctccttgatcttggacaaaattgcacctacaaaacaaataacaccttaagTCAAGGCTAAGAACTTCACGCCCCCACGATGATCTTAACACCTTGATCTTGACATTTTAAACTTTTGGCTGGCCAAAAAATATCTATCTTTGCTGGAATATgcaaataaaatgcaaattgacaaaaaaattgaaagaagcaAAGCAAATTACAAAACCTTAAACCAAATGATAACTTGGAAATGGAAGCAAATGTGAACTGTTTTTAATCATTTAGGTTCAAATGATTGGCAGGAGAAAGGGCCATTCTTTGAATCAACATGATAAAAAACAGAACATGATTTAGGTGTTCAAATCACCGAAACTGAGAAAAACAAATTAcgaaaaaatttgagaaaaacaattaaattgaaatgcacagaacaaaacaaattgagaaaaacacttaaattgaCAAAACACTTAAATTTCTTTATGCACAGAAGCAAAGCCAAGCACAAAACCTTAAACCAAATCACAGCCTGGAAATGTCAGAGCTTCAAAGCATAGACATACTCtaaatcaaatataattaaagctAATCAAACGTAATTAAAGCTTATTAAAACAAATAAGAACTTGGAAATAGAAAAGCAGCATAACAAAAAAACGAAGAAGCAAAGATTGAAGATGGAAAAGGAACCTGCAATTAGGTTCTCGAGACGCAAAGAGACCAAGAGAGCGACAAAAAAATACAATGcaagaaaccctaatttcttaGCAAAAATCATGAACAGTTAAAACCTAGGTTTATTCGAACAGTAACTTAGGAATTGAAAGAAAGCTTACCCTTTGAATCGAAGGGAAACCATCAACAAAAGGCTTCAATCACTACCTTTGCATGTTCGATTGATCAGTAAAATACACAGAATAAGAGTTACATCACATAGCAATAAATTAGAGAGAATTCGAAGACAAAAGGAGATTTGAAATGTGTAAACCTCACAAACGTCACAAACCCTAGAATTCTTGCCGACCAAAATCACAATTTCGAATCTGAAGCTGCATGATATGAATAGAGTCTGTAAACCTAATCCTAAAGCACAAAAGATTTGAAACAACCCTAGGTAGAGCTTTCGAAACCAACCCCTTTCTCTCCCTCGAATCGTACACCCCCTGTGACTGTCTGCCTGCAAGCCGCATGCCTTCCTCTCACCAAATTcctatctctctccctccctgtctctcttctctctctgctCACTCGCtcgctcgctctctctctcctgaTGGCATGCTCTCACCGAGTCCCATTGCAGCTTagaaagaaaggaaatgaaAGTCTCTACACACCCAACCCGTTCGAAACCCTACAGATTAAAATGACCATCGCACCCTTGCCTTTCCACGATCATCAACACGCTGCATGAAGATCAGCGGCAGAGACAGTCAGTGGCAGCCTCGTAAATAAAGTCAAATTCGAGTCCAACGACTGTTCGTTTGTACAGTGCAATTGAAAAGCCTTCTTTAGATTAAAGTAATATTTTAAGTCATGAAATTTAGGTCTTGAGTAACATTCACTGTTTATAgacttaaattttgttttttagtaaACTTAAATATTTGAGTTTGGGGCctcagtactatggtctaatattcattttcacttgaaagtgagagatcttaagttcgaatttcgtggatggtgaattcgataccaaattaggttgctcattATGTGGCAtagccgaactccccctccccctagagtaaaatatcaatgtactaaaaaaaatttgaatttggatcCAAAAACTGAGGTTGGTCTTATGGAGAATTTACACGTGAAAAGCCGTAATaaattatctatactaaagctCAATAAGGAAAATAAACACAGTTTCTAAGTACAGTGAAGGACAAAAAAGCCCCTGTTTCACTATCATTTTTCAGTGCTATTTTTTTTAGCTACATTGTAAGACTATCTCCAACAATGGCTTATAACCTAAAATTCCCCTTTTTTTCCCCCAAAACCCACTCCAACACATGTgctaaataaaacctaaaacccaaaacttaaAAGAAGGCCAAATACCAGCCCGTTTTTAGGCCAAAAGTCATTATGGGCTCTACCTGTTGTGAGTGAAACACGGGCTGTGAAACCCACTTTCCTTTCAGCCACTCTCCCACGTGCCGCACGCGCCAGGTTTGATCCCCACCCGACAGCCCCACGTGGGCTGTTCCCTGAGCAATCATTCCAATAAGTAGCCGTTGGGCTGCTTTATAGATCTAACGGTGACATTACTGGGCTGTTGGTTAATCCAACAGTccaggttcaaatttttttttttttttttttttttagttttatatttatgtatttattgaatccaacggcttagatcaaatataattaaatataacggtaaaaaaaagatctaactgtccaaatttaaatccaacggctagaataattttaaaaaattatttaacttaaaattcaaccaaaaactctataaatacctatgtatttgttcaaacatccacacaaaactcacttttctcctacaattcttccaatttttctttataccatttattctcatttctagaattttcaagatggcaaaagagcatgttagaggtcgtaattggacctttgacgaggatattgctttatgtttggcatggattttgattagcgaagatggtgccgtcggcaccaatcaaaatagaaaggttttatggggtaaaatcgttgataagttccatgaaaactccaacgcTGGTCGAAGGGAAgctggtggtgtttatgatcggtggaagattatcaacaaagcgtgcaCTTTATGGaaaggaagcttggagagagccatggttgacatgcctagtggaaggggcgcctcagaaattgtgagtttatttgttgatattttagttgtcatgtacataatagtattttgcaactaattgtttttatgtatttgttgcatagggtgacaaagcaatgacaatttacaagacaagaactacaccaaaaaatcaagcttttaagttgcatcatgcttggaactagggctgggttcggttccgttcggttcggttttttgcgAAAACcagaaaccgaaccgaaattaatgttcggttcggttttctaTCGGTTtgtgttcggttcggtttgtaTTCGGATCGGTTTCGgcccggttcggttttttttttttttctttttttactctATACTCGCAAGACTGATAATAAGGAAAAAGTAAACACAACTTCTAATTTTCAGAAGCaggaaatgaaaagaaatatatagCCAGTTGAACCTTATGACCTTTCACCAAGTATTTCAACTAAACTACCAAACCATCTGTTGAAAAACAAGAATCTATGAAAACAATCAATGCTTATGGAGATTATTCAGGCTTCTCAAATTCATAACCAAGACATATAAAAAAGCTTACCGCATCAATGTGATTGAAGCAACCCAGCATAACAACATTACTTTTACTAATTCAATGATTTATGTCAAGAATAACAATAATTTACCTTCCCGAGGCATAGGCATAATGCAACCCTCTGCAACTCTCCACCAGAGAGATTCAGAACTTCTTGATCCATTAATTGTTCAATAACAAGAGGCTTCATCACATCTGACATGAATTGGGGATGAGTATATGAATCACGAATTTTTGAATGTAACAAGGCTCTGACAGTGGATGGAAACTTTGGACTGATTTTCTGAGGCTTGtaagaaacattgaattcaGGTATCTCCACATCATAATCTTCTACAGAATCAGGTTTCAATAGACCAGCCTGAAAATTGGGCAATATGCTAACTCAACATCTGAAGCTGCAAAGTAACTATgactgaagaaaaagaagatgaaaaataaagaatacCAGCATACGGATGAATGTTGTCTTCCCTGTTCCATTCTCTCCCAGCATTACAATAATCTGAGAATCAGTAAATTCACATTCAACCGCACGAAGCCTGAAGTTTCCCTGAGTTTTAGTCATTGATGGGTATTTATATCGTGCATATGTCTCAATTTCCTCAGCACTTTCCTGTGGAGTCTTACACCGGCGGCTTTAGTTACAAGGTTGTTATTTGTTAAGGCTTAAgggttttgttaaaaagattaaaaaattaaaaataacctcacaaatcctggaggcatgagggttcgaacccatgcctCCAGCTTGTAAAGTTTCATTGAAACCAACTTGGCAAcaggttctgttttgttatgattgtatgactaaactatttataaatattcaaaaaaattatatatatatatatcggttcggtttccgagcctcaaaaaccgaaaccgaactggtcagattcggttcggttcggtttgacaatttcggttcagtttttttgcggttcgatttttttcggcctcggtccggttcggttgtcggtttttttcggttttcggttttttgaacccacccctacttggaacatcctcaaggattgtccgaggtggggaaccgatgcgaaccaacaatgtggaagattatttcataatgaagccccacccccaaatgatgtcaatgaaggtgtgaatttttccgacaatgaaggtgtcgaacaaacgaccccaacttcttcttttgcaaggcccccgggtagagataagcaaaaggaagcaaagagaaaagggaagtcccaagatccgacATGTGCACAATTTGCTAGCGAAATGACAATAATGAACGAAATCCAGTGCCGtcggcaagaagaatcggcccaaatgcttttggccatgaaggaacaaggggatagggagcaagaaaggtacaaaacaaatttgataatggaggacctcgacaaatacactccagagaggaagagatacttacgtggtaagcaaaaggaaattttacgaaggaatgccacaaggagtatatttcaagatgatgattcatctcaagactatcacccaagtccatcgccaagtcaagatggtgaatatcattattaagtttatgtagtctatgagttttcgaatgtattaagtttatgtagtttattaattgttttttttattttttaagtttatgtggtttattaattgtcttttttattttttaagtttatgtggtttattaaatgtcgttggtattaagtttatgtggtttatcttgattttcatgtattgatttagtgatttttcaaaatttatcggaatttaaatatttttaggttaaaatgttcataaaattaa
This genomic stretch from Pyrus communis chromosome 2, drPyrComm1.1, whole genome shotgun sequence harbors:
- the LOC137725028 gene encoding ABC transporter E family member 2, coding for MTKTQGNFRLRAVECEFTDSQIIVMLGENGTGKTTFIRMLAGLLKPDSVEDYDVEIPEFNVSYKPQKISPKFPSTVRALLHSKIRDSYTHPQFMSDVMKPLVIEQLMDQEVLNLSGGELQRVALCLCLGKMVW